The Chitinophaga sp. H8 genome contains a region encoding:
- a CDS encoding metal-dependent transcriptional regulator has product MGTQTFSEENYLKAIYHLCGKEEGKASATGIAEVLGNNPASVIDMLKKLTEKKLIQYDKKKGARLSEKGQKAALLVIRKHRLWEVFLQEKLGYTWDEVHDIAEQLEHIHHEDLADRLDKFLDYPKYDPHGDPIPKSDGQIPAASKTTLIEIEAGKTCQVVGVRDTSTAFLQYLQQLKVAIGTNITLMEKIAFDNSVIIKIGKGTATTVSQKFAESVLVI; this is encoded by the coding sequence ATGGGTACACAAACTTTTTCGGAAGAGAACTATTTGAAAGCCATTTATCATCTGTGTGGCAAAGAAGAAGGGAAAGCCAGTGCTACTGGCATTGCAGAAGTGCTGGGGAATAACCCTGCATCTGTGATTGATATGCTTAAAAAGCTCACAGAAAAAAAGCTTATTCAGTACGATAAGAAAAAAGGCGCCCGCCTTTCCGAAAAAGGACAAAAAGCCGCCTTGCTGGTGATCCGTAAGCACCGCTTATGGGAAGTATTCCTGCAGGAAAAATTAGGCTATACCTGGGACGAAGTGCATGACATTGCAGAGCAACTGGAACATATTCATCATGAAGACCTGGCCGATCGCCTGGATAAATTCCTGGACTATCCTAAATACGATCCGCATGGCGACCCTATTCCCAAATCAGACGGACAAATACCTGCTGCTTCCAAAACAACCCTGATAGAAATAGAAGCTGGTAAAACCTGCCAGGTAGTAGGGGTAAGAGATACTTCCACCGCATTTTTGCAATACCTGCAACAGTTAAAAGTAGCCATTGGCACCAACATCACATTGATGGAGAAGATCGCATTTGATAATTCTGTGATCATAAAAATTGGAAAGGGGACTGCTACTACGGTATCCCAGAAGTTTGCAGAAAGTGTGCTGGTAATTTAA
- a CDS encoding MutS-related protein encodes MAFEIDQQTLQDLELFREDKGMRSIFSLFNKTSTPGGKDKLNEMLASPSADITFLYQRSELLKFFIEHPVPQEVDPYRVELAEHYMRLTADPLRDNIIDATYQGLKYKWKPTNEYYLIKTGIEQITFLLHYLSGLIKGWGAYSLPEQLRQLIAPVQALLQQKKIQAAVNRNGPFNFYSIATYDHLFRELHRNELTGMLQLVYTLDAGAAIALTACKYQLTFPVYTTAATPMVVLHGVFHPLVNQAVPNDITLADHDNLCFLTGPNMAGKSTFLKSVGLSVYLAHTGFPVPARYMETTVFSGIITTINLADNISKGYSHYYSEVKRVKDTALKIQQRKHVFVIFDELFRGTNVKDAYDASLQIISLLTQIKSAMFFISTHIIEIADQLKKHPNILFRYFESDRQLNSLTYSYKIKEGVSAEKLGMLIVQQENILDILQAVIQEQQAKPSAG; translated from the coding sequence ATGGCATTTGAAATAGATCAGCAAACATTACAGGACCTGGAACTGTTCAGAGAAGATAAGGGGATGCGCTCCATTTTCTCCCTGTTTAATAAAACCAGTACTCCAGGTGGAAAAGATAAGCTGAATGAAATGCTGGCCTCCCCTTCGGCAGATATTACGTTCCTGTACCAACGCAGCGAGCTGCTTAAATTCTTTATAGAACATCCGGTGCCCCAGGAAGTAGATCCTTACCGGGTGGAACTGGCAGAACATTATATGCGGCTAACTGCCGACCCGTTGCGGGACAATATTATTGATGCTACCTACCAGGGACTGAAATACAAATGGAAGCCTACCAACGAATATTATCTAATAAAAACGGGTATAGAACAAATTACTTTTCTCCTCCATTATTTATCAGGTTTGATCAAAGGTTGGGGGGCATATTCCCTGCCAGAACAGCTGAGGCAATTAATAGCACCAGTACAAGCGTTGCTGCAGCAAAAGAAGATACAAGCAGCTGTCAATAGAAATGGCCCGTTTAATTTTTATAGTATTGCCACGTATGACCATCTATTCCGGGAGCTGCACAGAAATGAACTGACAGGTATGTTACAGTTAGTGTATACACTGGATGCCGGAGCAGCAATTGCACTTACCGCCTGTAAATACCAACTAACATTTCCGGTATACACTACTGCTGCCACGCCTATGGTAGTGTTGCACGGTGTGTTTCATCCGCTGGTGAATCAGGCTGTGCCTAATGATATTACGCTGGCGGATCATGATAATCTATGTTTTCTGACAGGCCCCAATATGGCAGGGAAATCTACTTTTTTAAAATCGGTAGGGTTGTCGGTATATCTGGCGCATACTGGTTTTCCGGTGCCTGCCCGGTATATGGAAACCACCGTTTTCAGTGGAATCATCACTACCATTAATTTAGCAGATAATATTTCGAAAGGATACAGCCACTATTATAGTGAAGTAAAAAGGGTAAAGGATACGGCCCTTAAAATCCAGCAACGGAAGCATGTTTTTGTCATCTTTGATGAGTTGTTTCGTGGCACCAATGTAAAAGATGCTTATGATGCTTCCCTGCAAATTATTTCTTTACTGACGCAAATTAAAAGTGCCATGTTTTTCATCTCTACGCATATCATAGAGATTGCGGACCAGTTGAAAAAGCATCCCAATATCCTGTTCCGCTATTTTGAATCGGACCGGCAGTTGAATAGCCTTACCTACAGTTACAAAATAAAAGAAGGTGTATCAGCAGAAAAGTTGGGTATGCTGATCGTGCAGCAGGAAAACATACTGGATATTCTGCAGGCAGTTATTCAGGAACAGCAGGCGAAGCCGTCCGCAGGTTAG
- a CDS encoding alpha/beta hydrolase: MKSVLLSIMVLSMSSNVFSQQQEVIHLWPGKVPGEREAKQVAPATPDTSRGVIRLTDVTDPVLQVYKPAVRRSDAAVVVCPGGGYNILAINLEGEEVAKWLNGLGYTVFVLQYRVPKKPAGALQDVQRAIRLVRSRAAQWKITPSKVGVMGFSAGGSLSARVSTQYDKPTYTPVDAADQLSCRPAFAALIYPAYLDNGTNRTITPDLKVDTNTPPMFLFATADDPYANSALVMAGALRDAKVPVQQHLYDTGGHGYGLRPGNPAAEVWPGLMAKWLGQIIPTIK; the protein is encoded by the coding sequence ATGAAGTCTGTTTTATTAAGTATAATGGTGTTGAGTATGAGCAGCAACGTATTTTCACAGCAGCAGGAAGTGATTCATTTATGGCCGGGAAAAGTACCTGGAGAAAGAGAAGCCAAGCAGGTGGCCCCCGCTACGCCGGATACCAGCAGGGGAGTGATCCGGCTTACTGATGTTACCGATCCGGTATTACAGGTGTATAAACCTGCGGTGCGCCGTTCAGATGCCGCAGTAGTGGTATGTCCTGGCGGTGGATACAATATCCTGGCTATCAATCTGGAAGGAGAGGAGGTCGCTAAATGGCTGAATGGTTTGGGGTATACGGTATTTGTATTGCAATACCGGGTACCTAAAAAGCCTGCCGGTGCTTTGCAGGATGTACAGCGGGCTATCCGTTTGGTACGCAGCCGGGCAGCCCAATGGAAAATTACCCCATCCAAAGTGGGCGTGATGGGTTTTTCGGCAGGGGGGAGCCTGAGTGCACGGGTAAGCACCCAATATGACAAGCCCACGTATACACCGGTAGATGCAGCGGATCAGTTATCCTGCCGTCCTGCCTTTGCCGCACTCATATATCCTGCTTACCTCGATAATGGCACCAACCGTACCATTACGCCTGATTTAAAAGTAGATACCAATACCCCACCCATGTTCCTGTTTGCCACAGCAGATGATCCTTATGCCAACAGTGCGTTGGTTATGGCCGGAGCTTTACGCGACGCTAAGGTGCCGGTGCAGCAGCATCTTTATGATACTGGTGGTCATGGTTACGGACTGCGTCCGGGCAATCCGGCAGCCGAAGTATGGCCGGGATTAATGGCAAAATGGCTGGGGCAAATAATTCCCACCATCAAATAA
- a CDS encoding SPFH domain-containing protein produces the protein MSFLDKLKGEFIDIIEWTDNTPDTIIWKFPRYQNEIKMNAKLTVRESQVAIFMNEGKIADVFTPGMYTLTTQNMPILTTLKGWIYGFNSPFKADVFFVSMRQFTNQKWGTKNPVMLRDAEFGPVRLRAFGSYAFRVKDGAQFLKEVAATNPEFTVEDINEQLRNLAVSRGMDAIAEARIPVLDLAAKYDEVSALITEKIKPEFNELGLDLTKFLIENISLPPEVETALDKRSSMGIVGDLGAYAQFQAATAMEKAAENTAGGGMAAMGMGAGMGAAMMGQMGGVFQSNQVNAGANAGGATPPPLPGAVTFFVAVGGKQAGPFTMEELQQMAGSGQLNAQSLVWKNGMAAWAPASAVNELAPILANTPPPLP, from the coding sequence ATGAGTTTTTTGGATAAACTTAAAGGAGAATTTATAGATATTATCGAGTGGACCGATAATACCCCTGATACTATTATCTGGAAGTTTCCCCGCTACCAGAATGAGATTAAAATGAATGCCAAACTCACCGTGCGGGAGTCGCAGGTAGCTATATTCATGAATGAGGGCAAGATTGCGGATGTGTTTACCCCTGGTATGTATACGCTTACTACGCAGAACATGCCGATTTTGACTACTCTAAAAGGCTGGATCTATGGGTTTAACAGTCCTTTTAAGGCAGACGTGTTTTTTGTTAGCATGCGTCAGTTTACCAATCAGAAATGGGGCACTAAGAATCCAGTGATGCTGCGGGATGCAGAATTTGGCCCGGTACGTCTTCGTGCATTTGGCAGCTATGCTTTCCGGGTAAAAGATGGGGCACAGTTCCTCAAAGAAGTGGCAGCAACGAACCCTGAATTTACAGTAGAAGACATTAATGAGCAGTTGCGTAATCTGGCGGTATCCCGTGGTATGGATGCTATTGCGGAGGCCCGTATTCCGGTGCTGGACCTGGCCGCCAAGTACGATGAAGTATCTGCACTGATTACAGAAAAAATAAAACCGGAGTTCAATGAGTTAGGATTGGACCTTACCAAATTCCTGATAGAAAATATTTCGCTGCCACCGGAAGTAGAAACAGCACTGGATAAACGCAGCAGTATGGGTATTGTTGGTGATTTAGGGGCTTATGCACAATTCCAGGCCGCAACGGCAATGGAAAAAGCAGCGGAGAACACCGCAGGTGGTGGTATGGCTGCCATGGGCATGGGCGCTGGTATGGGAGCTGCTATGATGGGGCAGATGGGAGGTGTATTCCAATCTAATCAGGTGAATGCCGGTGCTAACGCTGGTGGGGCAACGCCACCACCATTGCCGGGCGCGGTTACCTTTTTTGTGGCCGTAGGAGGCAAACAAGCGGGACCATTTACCATGGAGGAATTACAGCAAATGGCGGGAAGCGGACAACTGAACGCGCAAAGCCTGGTTTGGAAAAACGGGATGGCTGCCTGGGCGCCAGCTTCTGCAGTAAATGAGCTGGCTCCGATACTGGCCAATACACCACCACCATTACCTTAA
- a CDS encoding patatin-like phospholipase family protein, with the protein MPLENKKAAAAGLTAADFTNDPRVQACLEELHAKFGPGGTPLIVSDVLDANGHQYVNLVQKGGGVFGVALVGYTYVLEEMGIRFLRLAGTSAGAINTALMTVINAKEEKKSDQVLKAICELDFFALVDGHPAARWIIRNFITQRNFTTKAKRWVFLILAVLALLITGDVVLMGLRSSFPALSVLAGIFFVLSGFWTLLMGVGIYYVTNLLKRLKNSGFGINPGDYFYDWIKKLLLTNNVATVSALQKKAGTCPPLQLRVPHPQGLKELEGDVTFIASELVTQNKIQFPAMCNLFRKDIDTLQPAGFIRASMSIPVFFESYMITEIPYKDEDIKKAWKDTFNETAPPGIARFVDGGILSNFPINLFYNPRISTPRLPNFGIDLNDSKPGDRKQNAYGWSLQGYFGRMFNTIRNYYDKDFLLKNKGYQRGIGTVDLSSDKFNWLNFFLSKEDKIELFALGAIAAKNFLETFDWEAYKRDREKMQKDLNTEAAPATPVSNI; encoded by the coding sequence ATGCCATTAGAGAATAAAAAAGCCGCTGCAGCCGGACTTACCGCAGCTGATTTCACCAATGATCCGCGTGTGCAGGCATGCCTGGAAGAATTGCATGCAAAATTTGGCCCCGGAGGAACACCATTGATTGTATCCGATGTATTGGATGCCAACGGACACCAATATGTAAACCTCGTGCAAAAGGGAGGTGGTGTATTTGGAGTGGCCCTGGTAGGTTATACTTATGTACTGGAGGAAATGGGCATCCGCTTTTTGCGGCTGGCAGGTACCAGTGCAGGTGCTATTAATACAGCACTTATGACAGTGATCAATGCCAAAGAAGAAAAGAAGTCGGACCAGGTTCTGAAAGCCATTTGTGAACTGGACTTTTTTGCATTGGTAGATGGACATCCTGCTGCCAGATGGATCATCAGAAACTTTATTACACAACGTAACTTTACCACCAAAGCCAAAAGATGGGTATTCCTCATCTTAGCTGTGCTGGCGCTGTTGATCACCGGTGATGTAGTACTAATGGGACTGCGCAGCAGCTTCCCTGCCCTGTCTGTGCTGGCAGGTATCTTTTTTGTGCTCAGTGGATTCTGGACCCTGCTGATGGGTGTAGGCATCTATTATGTTACCAACCTGCTGAAACGGTTAAAGAACTCTGGCTTTGGGATCAACCCCGGCGACTATTTTTATGACTGGATAAAAAAACTGTTACTAACTAATAATGTAGCTACCGTTTCTGCGTTGCAAAAGAAAGCCGGCACCTGCCCTCCGCTACAATTAAGGGTACCGCATCCACAGGGATTAAAAGAGCTGGAGGGGGATGTAACATTCATTGCCTCCGAACTGGTTACCCAGAACAAGATCCAGTTTCCCGCCATGTGCAACCTTTTCCGCAAAGATATTGACACCTTGCAACCGGCAGGTTTTATCAGGGCCTCTATGTCTATTCCGGTGTTCTTTGAATCATACATGATCACAGAAATTCCCTACAAAGATGAGGACATCAAAAAAGCATGGAAAGATACTTTTAATGAAACAGCTCCTCCCGGTATCGCAAGATTTGTAGATGGTGGGATCTTATCCAACTTCCCGATCAACCTGTTCTACAATCCACGGATCAGTACTCCCCGGTTGCCTAATTTTGGAATAGATCTGAATGACAGCAAGCCTGGTGATAGAAAACAGAATGCATATGGCTGGTCGCTGCAGGGATATTTTGGCCGCATGTTTAATACTATCCGTAATTACTATGACAAAGACTTTTTGCTGAAAAACAAAGGCTATCAGCGGGGAATTGGCACAGTAGATCTTTCTTCCGACAAATTTAACTGGCTCAACTTCTTCCTCTCCAAAGAAGACAAAATCGAATTGTTTGCATTGGGAGCTATTGCAGCTAAAAACTTTCTGGAAACCTTTGATTGGGAAGCCTATAAGCGCGACCGGGAAAAGATGCAGAAAGATCTCAACACAGAAGCCGCGCCGGCAACACCTGTCAGCAATATTTAA
- a CDS encoding YncE family protein, with the protein MMTRTTSIKYLLLICLSGNMLLTACRQEEPVIPPVVTPVDTPVHKTVVKGFYLLNEGNMGSNKATLDYYDYLTGNYKKNIYAEANPNVVKEMGDVGNDIQIYGNKLFAVINVSNKVDVLDVATAKHLGEISVLNCRYVTFHKGKAYISAYAGPVKIDTKAPIGIVVEVDTATLQITRKVEVGYQPEEMAIINGKLYVANSGGYRVPNYDSTVSVIDLNTFKEIKKIDVAINLHRLKADQYGDIYVTSRGDYQEVPSRLFLIDTKTDLVKKQFDIAASNLCIVGDTAYIYGSEFNYNTFKWTISYNMVDVKQETVIGKNYITDGTTDKIKMPYGIAVNPITREIFLTDAKGFTAPGTLYSFTKDGKQKWSVTTGDIPAHFAFVLGEE; encoded by the coding sequence ATGATGACAAGAACAACATCCATTAAGTACCTCCTCCTTATCTGTTTATCAGGTAATATGCTGCTTACTGCATGCCGGCAGGAAGAGCCGGTCATTCCTCCGGTGGTAACTCCCGTAGACACTCCCGTACATAAAACAGTGGTAAAAGGTTTTTACCTGCTGAATGAAGGTAACATGGGAAGTAATAAGGCTACCCTGGATTATTATGATTATCTCACCGGCAATTATAAAAAGAATATCTACGCCGAAGCCAATCCCAACGTAGTAAAGGAAATGGGAGACGTAGGCAATGATATTCAGATATACGGCAACAAACTATTTGCAGTGATCAATGTATCCAACAAAGTAGATGTATTGGATGTTGCCACCGCCAAACATCTGGGAGAGATTTCCGTACTTAATTGCCGGTATGTAACATTTCATAAAGGCAAAGCATATATCTCCGCTTACGCCGGTCCTGTAAAAATTGATACCAAAGCACCTATCGGCATTGTTGTGGAAGTAGATACCGCCACCCTGCAGATAACCCGCAAAGTAGAAGTGGGGTACCAGCCGGAAGAAATGGCAATTATCAACGGAAAGTTGTATGTCGCCAATTCAGGCGGTTATCGTGTTCCTAATTATGATAGTACCGTTTCTGTCATAGACCTGAATACTTTTAAGGAAATTAAAAAGATCGATGTTGCCATTAACCTCCACCGGCTAAAAGCAGATCAATACGGCGATATATATGTTACCTCCCGCGGCGATTACCAGGAAGTACCCTCCAGGTTGTTTTTAATAGACACTAAAACAGACCTGGTAAAAAAACAATTCGACATTGCAGCCAGCAACCTTTGCATCGTAGGCGACACCGCATATATATACGGGTCTGAATTTAATTACAACACCTTCAAGTGGACCATCTCCTATAATATGGTAGATGTAAAACAGGAAACAGTGATCGGTAAAAACTATATTACTGATGGCACCACCGATAAGATCAAAATGCCCTATGGCATAGCCGTAAACCCCATCACAAGAGAAATATTCCTGACGGATGCCAAGGGCTTTACAGCGCCTGGTACATTATACAGCTTCACTAAAGATGGGAAACAGAAATGGTCTGTTACTACCGGTGATATTCCGGCACACTTTGCATTTGTTCTTGGAGA
- a CDS encoding acyl-CoA dehydrogenase family protein, giving the protein MASTFSKIKEAWHIFKSIDFNMLGKLSEKIDLPKVMASVAKLDDKQLAGLMKMLDGGGGHKKELPAIDGDFYDLSHLLNEEDRALQLKVRAFMEKEIQPIVNEYWLKAEFPFEIIPKFAELNICGVTYEGYGCPNRSFLMEGIIAMEMARVDASVATFFGVQSGLAMGSIYLLGSEEQKAEWLPGMQQLKIIGAFGLTEPEVGSGAAGGLTTTAKREGDSWILNGQKKWIGNATFADVQVIWARDLDDNEVKGFLVRKDTPGFSVEKIHDKMALRIVQNGLITLKDCRVNEADRLQHANSFKDTAKVLRMTRAGVAWEAVGCARGAYENALDYTRKRKQFGKPIASFQLIQNHLVEMLSNLTAMETMVYRLSQIQDQGLLKDEHASLAKVFCSLRTRDVVSRAREVMGGNGILLEYNVARFVADAEAIYSYEGTKEINSLIVGRAITGFSAFV; this is encoded by the coding sequence ATGGCAAGTACGTTTTCAAAGATCAAAGAGGCCTGGCATATTTTTAAGAGTATAGATTTTAATATGCTGGGCAAGCTATCCGAAAAAATAGATCTGCCTAAGGTGATGGCATCTGTAGCAAAGCTGGACGACAAGCAATTGGCGGGATTGATGAAGATGCTGGATGGTGGAGGGGGACATAAAAAGGAGTTGCCCGCTATAGATGGTGACTTCTACGATCTTAGCCATTTGCTGAATGAAGAAGACCGTGCATTGCAGTTGAAGGTGCGGGCGTTTATGGAGAAGGAAATACAGCCTATTGTGAATGAATATTGGCTCAAGGCAGAATTTCCTTTTGAGATCATTCCCAAATTTGCGGAGCTGAATATCTGTGGAGTTACTTATGAAGGTTATGGTTGTCCCAACCGGTCTTTTCTGATGGAGGGGATCATTGCGATGGAGATGGCAAGGGTAGATGCATCGGTGGCTACTTTCTTTGGGGTACAAAGCGGGTTGGCAATGGGGTCTATCTATCTGTTAGGCTCTGAGGAGCAGAAGGCGGAGTGGTTGCCGGGGATGCAGCAGCTGAAGATCATCGGTGCTTTTGGGCTTACAGAGCCGGAGGTAGGATCCGGTGCGGCCGGTGGACTGACGACCACGGCTAAACGGGAGGGCGATTCCTGGATACTTAACGGACAAAAGAAATGGATCGGGAATGCCACTTTTGCAGATGTACAGGTGATATGGGCCAGGGATCTGGATGATAATGAGGTAAAGGGCTTCCTGGTGCGGAAGGATACACCTGGTTTCAGTGTAGAAAAGATTCATGATAAAATGGCCCTGCGTATTGTACAAAACGGGTTGATTACTTTAAAAGATTGCCGTGTAAATGAGGCCGACCGTTTGCAGCATGCCAATTCCTTTAAAGATACGGCCAAGGTATTGCGTATGACCCGTGCAGGGGTAGCCTGGGAAGCAGTAGGCTGTGCCAGAGGAGCTTATGAAAATGCCCTGGACTATACCCGCAAGCGCAAACAATTCGGAAAACCTATTGCCTCCTTTCAGCTGATCCAGAACCACCTGGTGGAAATGTTGTCTAACCTTACCGCCATGGAAACCATGGTATACCGTTTGTCGCAGATTCAGGATCAGGGACTGCTGAAGGATGAACATGCCTCCCTGGCCAAAGTATTTTGTTCGCTTCGTACCCGCGATGTAGTAAGCAGGGCAAGAGAAGTAATGGGAGGAAATGGTATTTTGCTGGAATATAATGTAGCCCGTTTTGTAGCGGATGCTGAGGCCATTTACTCTTATGAGGGCACCAAAGAGATCAATTCCCTGATTGTAGGCCGCGCTATTACAGGCTTCAGTGCATTTGTATAA
- a CDS encoding TonB-dependent receptor encodes MCTNECMRSRVAKLYGFACLLVCFVLPVCAQEKDSLTIKQLKEIAVKGLRPAQEIIPAQTLEGKELERLNSHSVADAVRFFSGVQIKDYGGIGGLKTVDVRSMGTNHLGVFYDGIQLGNAQNGQIDLGKFSLDNMEQIALYNGQKSTIFQPAKDYGSAGSIYLTSLKPRFTEGEHTHLRATFKTGSFGLINPSLLWQQKVNRRINSTISAEWTQAHGRYKFRYKKKNGYDTTAIRKNGDVNAFRLEGGLNGIIDKGEWSTKVYYYNAERGLPGFVVKGVFGHIDRQWDENLFIQSSFRKDVSKKYSLLLNAKYADDYTRYVAPDTAALQVDNHYRQKEFYFSAANQYALTSFWDISLSGDFQWNKLDADLPEFQYPVRYTTLVAAASAIHFSRFKAQASVLATIVNETVKVKYVAPPRQEFTPAVFISWQPFLSPAFNIRAFYKRIFRMPTFNDLYYTDLGNSNLQPEFATQYNLGATYTRVFEHKALQHINLETDVYYNEITEKIVAMPAASQFRWTMMNLGFVQIRGIDVKAQAAWQWQNKVRLNTRLSYTYQKAQDFTDPEDFYYRHQIVYIPWHSGSLAANTSYKNWDLNYSLLYNGERYNGKANIPENHLQPWYTSDISVARSLQFKQVGCKITAQVNNVFNQYYDVVLSYPMPGRNYKFTLAVNI; translated from the coding sequence ATGTGTACCAATGAATGCATGCGTTCAAGGGTAGCAAAGCTATATGGCTTTGCTTGCTTACTTGTATGTTTTGTGCTGCCTGTTTGCGCGCAGGAAAAGGATAGCCTCACCATTAAACAGCTGAAAGAAATTGCCGTAAAGGGGCTGCGTCCAGCTCAGGAAATAATACCGGCACAAACACTCGAAGGGAAAGAGCTGGAAAGGCTGAACAGCCATTCCGTAGCAGATGCTGTGCGGTTTTTCTCAGGCGTTCAGATAAAGGACTATGGCGGTATAGGTGGCTTAAAAACAGTAGATGTGCGCAGTATGGGCACCAACCATCTGGGTGTTTTTTATGACGGCATACAATTGGGCAATGCGCAAAACGGACAGATTGACCTGGGGAAATTTTCCCTGGATAATATGGAACAGATAGCCCTGTATAACGGCCAGAAAAGCACCATCTTCCAGCCTGCCAAAGACTATGGCTCTGCAGGATCCATCTATTTAACTTCTCTTAAACCCCGGTTTACCGAAGGGGAACATACGCACCTGCGGGCCACCTTTAAAACAGGCTCCTTTGGGTTGATCAACCCCTCTCTGTTATGGCAGCAAAAAGTAAACAGGCGTATTAACAGCACCATTAGTGCGGAATGGACGCAGGCACATGGCCGGTATAAGTTCAGGTACAAAAAGAAAAATGGATACGATACCACCGCTATCAGAAAAAACGGAGATGTAAATGCCTTCAGACTGGAAGGAGGACTAAACGGAATAATAGACAAGGGCGAATGGAGTACTAAGGTTTACTACTATAATGCAGAACGTGGCCTACCCGGGTTTGTGGTTAAAGGTGTTTTTGGCCATATAGACAGACAATGGGATGAAAACCTCTTTATACAATCCTCTTTCCGTAAGGATGTCAGTAAAAAATACAGCTTGTTGTTAAATGCCAAGTATGCAGACGACTATACCCGCTATGTAGCTCCCGATACCGCAGCATTACAGGTCGACAATCATTACCGTCAAAAAGAATTTTACTTCTCCGCAGCTAATCAATATGCACTCACCTCATTCTGGGATATCAGCCTTTCCGGCGACTTCCAATGGAATAAACTGGATGCCGACCTTCCTGAATTTCAATATCCGGTACGGTATACCACTTTAGTTGCTGCGGCCTCTGCCATACATTTTTCCCGCTTCAAAGCCCAGGCCAGTGTTCTGGCTACTATTGTGAATGAAACCGTGAAGGTGAAATATGTAGCCCCTCCCCGGCAGGAATTTACCCCTGCGGTATTTATTTCCTGGCAGCCATTCCTGTCGCCTGCCTTTAATATAAGGGCATTCTATAAGCGGATCTTCCGGATGCCCACTTTTAACGATCTCTATTACACAGACCTCGGCAACTCTAATCTCCAGCCGGAATTTGCTACACAATATAACTTAGGCGCTACCTATACCAGGGTATTTGAGCATAAAGCCCTGCAGCACATCAATCTGGAAACAGATGTTTATTATAATGAAATAACGGAAAAGATTGTAGCCATGCCGGCAGCCAGCCAATTCCGGTGGACTATGATGAATCTGGGATTTGTGCAGATCAGGGGAATAGATGTAAAGGCCCAGGCAGCCTGGCAATGGCAAAATAAGGTACGGCTCAATACCCGGCTCTCCTATACCTATCAGAAAGCCCAGGACTTTACAGATCCGGAAGATTTCTACTATCGTCATCAGATCGTATACATTCCCTGGCATAGTGGATCCCTGGCAGCGAATACCAGCTATAAAAACTGGGATCTCAACTACAGCCTGTTGTACAATGGAGAACGCTACAACGGCAAAGCCAATATACCCGAGAACCACCTGCAACCTTGGTATACCAGTGATATCTCTGTGGCCAGATCACTACAGTTTAAGCAGGTGGGATGTAAGATTACTGCACAGGTCAATAATGTGTTCAACCAATATTATGACGTGGTTTTAAGCTATCCAATGCCAGGCAGGAATTACAAGTTTACCCTGGCAGTTAATATTTAA
- a CDS encoding SGNH/GDSL hydrolase family protein: MDKQHSNRRNFLRNVALGSVAALSIPEIVSAAVKGEKGKKHTLKKGDIILFQGDSITDSGRKREEGYNNAGVLGNGYPYLAAGELLWKHADKDLKIYNKGISGNKVFQLAERWDAECLDIKPNVLSILVGVNDFWHTMSGNYKGTVQTYRDDFTALLDRTKQKLPEVKLIIGEPFAVKGVKAVDDKWYPAFNEYRVAARDIAAKFDAAFIPYQSVFDKAQQVAPGVYWTFDGVHPSLAGAKLMAQAWMETIK; this comes from the coding sequence ATGGATAAACAACATTCAAATCGCAGAAATTTTCTGAGGAACGTAGCTTTGGGAAGCGTAGCTGCGTTAAGCATTCCTGAAATAGTATCCGCAGCCGTTAAAGGAGAAAAAGGAAAAAAGCATACCCTTAAAAAAGGAGACATCATTCTTTTCCAGGGTGATTCTATTACCGATTCTGGCAGAAAAAGGGAAGAGGGATATAATAATGCCGGTGTATTGGGTAATGGATATCCTTATCTGGCAGCAGGAGAATTACTCTGGAAACATGCAGATAAGGATCTGAAGATCTACAACAAGGGAATCAGCGGTAATAAAGTATTTCAGCTGGCAGAGCGCTGGGATGCAGAATGTCTGGATATCAAGCCAAATGTATTGAGCATACTGGTAGGTGTAAACGATTTCTGGCATACCATGAGTGGTAATTATAAAGGAACGGTACAAACTTACCGGGATGACTTTACAGCACTGCTGGATCGTACCAAACAAAAACTGCCGGAAGTAAAGCTGATTATCGGAGAACCTTTTGCTGTAAAAGGTGTGAAGGCCGTAGACGATAAATGGTATCCAGCTTTTAATGAATACCGGGTAGCAGCAAGAGATATTGCTGCTAAATTTGATGCGGCATTTATTCCTTACCAGTCTGTATTTGACAAGGCACAGCAAGTTGCACCTGGCGTATACTGGACGTTTGATGGTGTACATCCTTCCCTGGCCGGGGCTAAGCTGATGGCGCAGGCCTGGATGGAAACAATTAAATAG